In Arachis hypogaea cultivar Tifrunner chromosome 7, arahy.Tifrunner.gnm2.J5K5, whole genome shotgun sequence, the genomic window GGAAAAAGTGATATGATCGGTTTGATACTGCAGGCAGAAATCGTGACAGAGCGGCCACTATTCCTGCTAGCTGTTgtcttcttttattgtttttgggCTCGCCATGTTGAGTATTGCCTCACATTTTTCAGGGTTTGGTTTGATTCCTCGTGAAGTCAGCATAAAGCTGAGGAACTTTCCTCCTTGTACCCCAAAAGCACATTTCTCTGGATTGAGTCTCATATTATATGTTCGAATCTGTTTGAATATTTCTTCGAGGTCGTCACAGTGCGATCTTTCTGGCGGAGTCTTGGCCaccatgtcatccacgtagattTCCATATTCTGACCTATTTGTTGATGGAATACCTTGTCCATTAGTCACTGATaggttgcacctgcattctttaggccaaatggcattactCTATAACAAAAATTCCCATGATCAGTTATAAAAGATGTTTTGCTTTGGTCTTCTGGATGCATAAGAATCTGGTTGTAActagagtatgcatccatgaagcttaaGCTTTTGAATCCTGAAGTATTATCTACCAGTTTGTCAATACAAGGCAGCGGATAGGCATCTTTCGGACATGCCTTGTTAAGGtttgtaaagtcgacgcacatgcgccacttacctgagtttttccttaccattaccacattCGAGAGCCACGTGGTGAAGCGAATTTCTTTAATGAAGTATGCATTGAAGagctttctagtctcttccaggGCTGCATTTTCCTTTTCTGCTCCGAGGTTTCTTTTCTTTTGGGCTACAGGTCGGATCGCTCTGTCAATGGCGAGTTTGTGGCAAATGATGTTTAGGTCCATCTCTGGCATGTCTGCTGGGGTCCAGGCGAACAAATCGGCGTTGTCTTGTAGAACCTTTATAAGTTTTAGTTGCTCCTATCCTTTAAGAGCTCGGCCGATGTAAGTGAATTGTTCTGGTTTTGAGGTTAGAGTGACTTTTTGGAGTTTGTCTGCTGGCTGAGGTCTGTCCTGGAAATCCTCCTGGGAATCGAGTTCTGCTAGGGACAATACTTCATTTGTGCTGTGGATAGCCTTGACCTCTTGTTGATGTTTTCCCCTTGTGTTCGCTCCTTTTAGACTTGCATTGTAACATTGCCTAGCTTGTTGGCGGTCCGAGTGGATTGTCGCTATCTCGATGTCCTGTGCCTGAAACTTAACACATAATGACTGGGGCAGGTTTTCcgagaataatattataaggactGGGGCAGTCAACTATAAGGTACTGGACATCCATGGTCCGTGATAATGGGGTGTCCCCTATTGTCATTTTTAGCCATATGTAGCCTTTTATTGGGACCCTTTCTCCGAAGAACCCTACCAGTTTTCCAGATGAAGCTTGTATGGCTTTTTCAGATAATTTCATTTTTGGGAAGGTAGAGTAAAAGAGGACGTCTGCACTACTACCTGGGTCCAAGATGACTTTTTTTTACCAATAATTCACCTGTTTGGATGGAAATCACCACTAGATCGTCTAGGTCTGGTCCAAGCAATGATATGTCGGCCTAACTGAAGGTAATTTTGAGGTCTGTTGTGTCCTTGCTCCCTTGAGGTATTGTTCCTTCGATTGCCATCATTGCTCGGTAACTTTGTTTGTGTGCCGCATTTGTCTCGCCTCCCCTGGCGAATCCTCCGGATATGCAGTTTATGACCCCCTTTGGTGGGTTAGGGTTGGACCATCTACTATCATCCTTTTCTTCTGAGGTTCGTTGACGCTCTTCTCGGTCTCGAGTGTTATCCTTGCTTCTTCTTCCTTCGACATATTTGTCAAGGAGGCCTTGTCGGGCTAATCTCTCTAATAAGTCCTTGGTGATTATGCATTTGTCCGTTGTGTGTCCGTACTTCTGATGGAAGGCGCAATTTTTGGTTGTGTCTATGAATCGTTGGTCCTGGTAGTTTTCTACTCGGGCAAggggttttattattttgacatTGAGAATCTCCTTgattattttctctctctttgtGTTGAATCTGGTATAGGTATCAAATTTTGGGGTTAGCTTGAATGGCTTCCTTGGTTCCTTATTGTTTGGTGATCTTATAGTCCTATCTTCTTATCTCCTGGAGGGTTGCATGTCTGCTTTCTGTGCTTCTCAGAGTTCTTCGATCTCTATTTGGCCTACAGCCCTTTCTCGGAATTCCTCCAGCATCTTCAATTTAGTCACCGTGATTGTTTCCCGGAACTTACCAGGTCTGAGGCCGGCCTTAAGGGCGTGCAAGTGGACTGCTGGGTCTAGATCTGGTATTTCCATGGTTGTTTCAGCAAACCGAGTCATGTAGTCCTTTAAACTTTCGTGTTGTCCTTGTCTAATGGTTCCTAGGTAATATGATCCGTGCACGTTTATTCTTAATGCTGCGAAGTAGTCGATGAAGGATCTCGCCAATTCTTCAAATGAGGAGATCGAACCTGCTAACAATTTAGAAAACCAAAGTAATGCAGCACCATCAAGATAAGTAGGAAAAGTTTGGCAAAGTACATGTTCATTGTTAGCGttgttaaaaaatatcatagactGAAATTTTTTAACATGAGCATGGGGTCATCAACCCCCTTATATGGCCCAAGAGTAGTGGGCAGCACGAAATTTTTTGGCATCTGAAACTTGGTGATCTCTTCAGAGAAAGGGTTGTCCAAGACCAGCCTTTCTTTTGGCGGATTGATGCTCAATGGGTCTGTATTGCCTTGAGCTGAGCCTTTAGAGTTTCCTTCCTCATGTTTTCCCACGTTATTGGTGGAAGACAGCTCGGCTATCCTCCGAACTTCTGCCTGAAGCTCGGCAATCCGAGTTAGGAGTTCTTCTTGCGTGGGTTGTTAGATCCCATTATCAGCCATGCTGAGAATCCTGcagaaaaaagagtacaaaagCTAAGCAAAGAAATAGTGGGGTCGGATGAATGCtcgggccccacggtgggcgccaaatgttccgttCGTGTGTAACTGAGGTATGATGACTCCTTCCAGCGACTGTTTGGTCATGGTGGAGAGCTATACTTCGTTTGGGGCAAGGGTCGGAACACCTCAACAGTGCGCAACACAGCGGCGGGAGaacctgcaaaaagcactccgacgctcaagttacgAGAGTATCTTAAAAAGGAGAATTTAAAGGATAAACAAAAAGTGGAGTGTgacctatttcttctgaggcatctGGTTTGTTTATATAGACAAGTGAAGTGTTAGCTTCTCTTTGTTCGTTCCGATCTTTTTGGTTGGATGGTGAGTACCGTTTGTTATTGATAACGGATTAGAAATGACGTTTGACTCATTTTAAAGCTGTATTCAAGTTGTGATTGAATTCTTCCGCACTATTATCTCTATTTCATATGGTCAATTTTAATATTGATCTTGTTTTCGAATTTGTAGGGTACACGTCAattataattagtttaatttcaattgAATCTCAATAAAACTTTAAACTTTTAGTTTTACCGATtcaattattaattcaatttttagaaTCTTAATTATTATTGACTAAATTAATTGCAAAtctgataaaaatattaaaactaaacTTAATTCGATCCGATTTTAATAACGATACTTtagatatataatactttatttctctttttgtgATACATGCCTTTATATGCTATGATTTTTGTTGATTGCTTTGATTAAAAAGTAGTAACAATTTGATGTAATTTTGTAACGTGCATATTTATATTATACTACTtgttagaatatttttagaatattatatattaatacagTATTTAGGCATatcacaaattatttttatatttaatcgaGTTGATATtaaattgattttgttaattatgATTATATTGTAGATTTAGCCtataaataaaaacttttcattgcattcttgaattattatcatgtattctaatattattaattaatggcttatatatacatatttattgatttttttattcttcatctatGGGTATAATTTACATCATTTGCATTTTTCGGAAATGAATTCACGTTATTTTTACTTTGGTATCTCGTCTTCTATCGcatgattatattatgtattatatcatgtattttttttatatcatgCATTTAAATACTCATCTATTTATCATTTAATTATGCTATATATTTAACCATATATTTTTTTCCTAACATGGCGTGCTTAACAACATTCATTCACTTGTAAATTAATATCGCTTACAAGTTAGAACTGAGAACAAATATAGAAGACAAGAGTCTGTCCACAAAAAGAGAGAAAACAGAACtattaaaaaagaattataattaaaaatcttaatttgctttttatattatttttaaaaaatatttaaaaaaataaattcaaaatattttttaattaaaaaataaattaaaatttttaaccattttttatttaaaaaaaaagtctaaaTAACCTAaaagaagtttaaatttttaatttttgagaatCTAATATACATgtgtaaatttttaatttttgagaatTCAATATATACATTGCCCTATATCATTCATTAGAAATGAAACCATGAAAATGGAAGCCACAACAGCACCCATATATTGGTGCAGTTTCTAGGGCCTTACCCAATGGTTAGAATGGCTAAAAGTTTAGGATAGTTATCTTATTTTACACTTAAATGTTCATTATGATTATATAAAAATGTTGGAGTTAGAGGATTTTGGTCAAACACGGAAGCACCTATGAATGAAACCAAATACAACTTTGCATTGGTAGAGATACGAAATTGTTTGGCTCACTGGCTCCACGCCATTTATTATTCGTCATCTTTTACTTCTGTTTAAGATAACACAGCACATACAGTAAAAAGCACACATGTTTTCAAGTTTTTTCCGTAGAAAGTAACTAAGTGTGAAAGAATCTTCTCATCCAAATGCTatcttaatttttcattttttttataatagtttagttctatttatattattatttaattttattttattttttgtgattataaaaaaattaattaattaaaaaaaagataacttaAAAAATCACAGAGTTAGATTTTCTAGATGTCAATCTCAgaaattattgttattatcatAAATCTTAATTTTGAGATAATAACGAATTagaataatagaaatataaaaaataagagttGGAATAATCAGAATAATAGaagcaacaaaatataaaaaaaatatttaattttttcgtttctaaataaaatatattgttatttgtatatgtattaaaatatataaaacttaAATTAGAACCTGTTCCTGCCGAGGTTACATACTCGGCTTTATAGATGATAAATTTACCAACTTGTGGTGATAAATTTGAGATTCTTGGCCGAATAGTGAGTCATGTTAGTGATGAGTTAGTTTCGCTGATAACATTTGACTATTTAGACTTTACGTCCGACATTTTCGTTTTATTCCGAGTACTGTGGATATTTTCGGTGGCCAAAGT contains:
- the LOC112701666 gene encoding uncharacterized protein → MIFFNNANNEHVLCQTFPTYLDGAALLWFSKLLAGSISSFEELARSFIDYFAALRINVHGSYYLGTIRQGQHESLKDYMTRFAETTMEIPDLDPAVHLHALKAGLRPGKFRETITVTKLKMLEEFRERAVGQIEIEEL